The Alligator mississippiensis isolate rAllMis1 chromosome 8, rAllMis1, whole genome shotgun sequence genomic sequence gggttaggggcaggacttccagtgaCATGATGGCgaccaaggggtggagctacccatgtggccctcgacagcttgccaaaactcgctaatcagccctccagccaaaataattgcccactcctccCCGTAGTCTCCGGCAGTGGATCTAGTGTTGTACACATGAACATTGCACAGACCAGATTTAACTCTCATTTAGTCCAAAAATAAAACTCCTACTAAAGTCAGTAGGAGTCAAATCAAGCCTAACAGGGGATATTATAGTCTGATCCTGTGAAATAAATTCACTGAGTCAAAAGAGCCCAGTACCTCATGGGAAAAAAACAGGTCTATTTGTTAGTGAAACAAGCCTTATGACAAATTAAAAACAACTCTGCCAGGTGCCTTTGGAAATGCCTGAGCCACTGCCTAGCTTCTCAGAGCCCTAGCTTGAACTGTTCTTcatggcatgctgcctgcctcatTTTTTCCTAAGATATTTGCGGTTCAAATGGGGCTGGGGACTGTGCTAGAAATTGGCCAAGCAGAGGGACAGGCACCTTTACCTACAAATGAGAACTGATGTCAACGCTGCTGATGCATACTCAGAATTTGGCTTTGCAAAAGCAGAGGGAGAGGCAAGCAGCTAAGTCCTTGGAGTTGCTGGCCCAGGCCCAAGTCTCCCATTTGGGGCAGCCTAGTGTTCAGAGGGGTCATTAATCTTTAATCCAGAGCACAAGGTACTTCTTTGTGAGTTTTGTGTGTAGCTGAACCAAGCTGGAAGGCGAGACACTCTCAGAAGCTTTAGGAACCAGCTTCACCACTGGAAAAAAGTAGCTCAAGAGTCTGACAGTCTTGAACTTTGCAACATTCATCctctcccttgcccccccccccccccaaaaaaaaaaaaaaaattcagcaaaaGGGGGATGTGTGCTACTTCTAGTGCTCACTAGGGGTCAGCAGGAGCTCATGCTGGAAAAGAGGTGGCTACCACAGCTGGAAAACAGATGGAAAACCAGCACTGCTTCAGGGGATATGATtatcctcccctctcccatacAAGCTCAGTTAATGGCTGTGGTGTTTTCAGAACTGTGCCTGTTTTGCTCCAGAGGTTCAGTTCCAGCGCAGAggtgcatgcacaaatacagtgCAGTATGCTATAAGCACAAGCCCAAACCTGCCACCATCTCTAGACAGAAGAAAAAGTCACCCCTGTGGGATGCCGCAGTGTATTCTGTTTCAGGGTTACACAATGCAGTAGGAATCCCCTGGCTGGAGTTGCACCATGGGCAATGCTGGGCATTGGAGGTGATGGCTAAAAATGCCACAAGGTTCAAATCCATGTTCCACTGCAGTGAAGACCAACCTTTTTTGACAGATAAGCCCAATGCCCTtcttgagtgccactctgatccccttcccctgatcAGTCTCTGATGCAAAGGGCTCTGCTGCCCCTTCAGTCTCAAATAAACCCCCAACACTCTCCTTTGCTTCCTTGCTAGATGGGAGGATGTTCTCACAGCTGGATCATGTCTTCAGACTATCAGACATCCTGTGCACTGTTCCTAGACTAGCTGGTCTCTAAACAGGAGCCAAAGAATGGAGATCTTCTTAAAAGCAgtgtcttttcttcctttttcatccTCTGCTATATTGTGTTCTTGGCAAAGCATCAGACACCAGGGAACATTCAACCCAGCCTTAGCCATCCAGCCCAgagcagcactggtgtcatcactCCATCTGCTCAGGCAGCCTGGTTCAATGCATGGGGCACCAGCTGCTATTGCTGGAATGGGAATCCATGTCCCTCAGGACAAGGAGACAGTCCCTGACGTAACCAGCACCCTGGGGAACACACCAACTGAAAACTTGTAGAGGAAAGAGATGAGCCCCTGTGGGGCACAGGATTTCTAGGGGATGGCGCTGAGCCATTGGTCTTTGGGCTCAGGCCAAGTCACTGAGTGTCTTGGGCTCTGACTGGGTTTTTTCCTCTTTGGCTGGAAAGTGTCAAATTCTTCAGAAAACAAGTGTAAAAatgcatgggggaggagggaggtgtcCTAGACTTCTTCCTTTTACTGCTTCTGGGCCCAAATGTAGATTTTTCTATAAGCATGAGGGTATTTTCCCCTCAGCTGTCAGTACCACAAGCTTCTTCAGGATCTGAAGccaagctggggctggctggtgaATCACCCAGGATGAAAGATTCTGCAGCCACAACAGAGTGACAAAGGCCTAGATGATGCATGAGCCAGAGTATGCTCAGCAGGGAAAGCTCTGAAGCAGGACGGTCCTGGTCTATGCCCACACAGGTGCCAAACCCATAGAGCTGGTTATTGTGGGACCTGTCAGTAAATGGACACTTAGTTCACAGCCCAAGAGGCCTGTTTGGATGCTGACTTCAACACACTAAGGTGGGCACTGTGAGGCAGGGGAAGAGTGGCCCTCATATAGGACTTCTCTGAACTATGCCTGCGTAACTGTAGATGCCTGGCTGCACACAGTctgaaatgtgtgcatgtgtggggagggagtCTCCTCCCTGTACCCAAACTTCTGTAGGAGTCCACTTCCAGCTGTAGTTCCACAGGACCTAGACCCCATCTGGCATAAGTGCCTGCACTACACACACCTGCTTCAGAGAAGCACCAGCACTGACCTGAGCTGCTTTCCTACAGTCCTCAGGTACACAGTGGAGGAGCCAGCCCAGAGATAGCCTCCTCCAAGGGAAGTGACTTCCAAGCCCACTGGAAACCACCTCCCTCAGGAGCCAGGATGTGGTGGGAAACACAGACAGAAGTAGAGAGTCAGTAACAGAAGCAGGACTAGCCCTCTGCTCTTGATCCCAGCCAGGAGCACCAGACCACACTCTCTGATTTTTCTTTGGGCTGGCCCTCAGCCTTGCTGCATTTGGCCACGAGATGGGGCTATTGGAGTGGTTTGATATAAAATGTTGAGTCCCAGCAGATGCTATGCTCTAAAGTCAAAGCATGCTAAGAAGCTGGGGACCCTCAGTGCAGCCTCCTCACCCCCCAGATACCACCCCATTCCCATTCAAGGCAGCCCAGCGCCTAGCCAATGTCCAGAAATGCTGGCATCGTCTTGCTCCTTCCTGTGCTAGGGCAtcagctggcaacagcagccctTCCAGTCCCATGGCCCCTTCACCACTCTGGAATCAAGTCTCCAGCCAATCGCTTCCCAGGTGGGCTGAGCTCTTCCTGGTGCCTAGAAACAGCAGCCAAACTGAGGGTCTGAGCAAAGACACAGCTCCTAATGCAGGGGTTCCTGCTGCCTCTTGGTCTCCAGCCATAGTCCAACTTTCCCTCACTTTGGCATGGGATGTTGTGATGAttttgccccacccctccctggaaccCCTTCTTGCCCTCTTTACTGTGAGGAACAGACTTCCTGGCGATGGGATAAAGAAGACATTTCCCAGTACCCCTGAGGTTACAGCATCTTTCACTTTATTGCATGCCTCGGCCCAACATACACATTAGCCATTGGAATAGCAAGGCTCAGGCCCAATGTAAGTGTGGGAGCTTCCAAGCTCTGCCTGGACCCCACAACCCACAACCTTCCAGGCAGGGCTCCGGGCCCTCACTCTTCTCCCTGACCCTCTCAGAAAGGCTCTGGTACAACAGGACAGGCCCATCCCAGACACACCTCTCACAGGACATTGGATATGCTCAGGAGTGGTCATAATCTGAAGCACAAATGGGGCCTTACACTTTTAGCAGAGATGTTGGCACACCCTGCTGTGATGCCTACAAATGCCTACTCCTGGAACACCCTGCAGTGAACTGCACCCCCTGCTGGAGACCTACTAATGCTgttccccctcccacttccaaccaTGGTGCGGATTTCCCCTCTCAGTGCCAGCTGCTTTGGGTTAAGTCCTGAGTACTGCAATAGAAAATGGCCAGGTCTGCTAGATTCCCTTTGCACTCATGCATGCCCCCAGTGGGAGGGACCCCTGTGGGTGACAGCCACTTCTCAACCAGCCAGTGTGAAGTCTCAGCTCTGCAAGAGAAGGGGGCCACCATTTGCCACTATGGCTGGGTCTTTCCTATATGTGCTGGGTGCCTCAGGGTTCATTTCAGACAGGGCTGGCAGGCATCTACCCCTGCAAAAGCACcatctcccctgcctgcttccccatatCCTCAACCTGACCTTCATCCCCCCCgtactcttcctcttcctcctcatcctcGCTGTCAGAGTCCTCATAGAGGTTGATGGTGGCTTGCACTGGGaagttctccagcagcttctcgcCCTCGCT encodes the following:
- the RIPPLY1 gene encoding protein ripply1 isoform X1, with amino-acid sequence MAHPNPRFLFPKAYGGEVMGDDDPSKALALFRHPVRLFWPKSKSFDYLYSEGEKLLENFPVQATINLYEDSDSEDEEEEEEYGGDEGQVEDMGKQAGEMVLLQG
- the RIPPLY1 gene encoding protein ripply1 isoform X2, which gives rise to MDIAYGGEVMGDDDPSKALALFRHPVRLFWPKSKSFDYLYSEGEKLLENFPVQATINLYEDSDSEDEEEEEEYGGDEGQVEDMGKQAGEMVLLQG